Proteins encoded within one genomic window of Bacteroides sedimenti:
- a CDS encoding RNA polymerase sigma factor, with protein MTPSYNEKEVLALLQDEDTQKEAFSRIVDQYSEQLYWQIRRMVLSHEDANDLLQNTFIKAWTNIDYFRAESKLSTWLYRIAINECLTFLNKQRASSMLSIDEPEADAVNKLEGDPFFSGEEAQLLLQKALLTLPEKQRMVFNLKYYQEMKYEEMSSLFGTSVGALKASYHHAVKKIESFLKDYF; from the coding sequence ATGACTCCATCTTATAACGAGAAAGAAGTGCTGGCATTGCTACAGGACGAAGATACCCAGAAAGAGGCCTTTTCCCGTATTGTTGACCAATACAGCGAGCAGCTTTACTGGCAAATCCGTCGGATGGTACTCTCTCATGAAGATGCGAATGATTTATTGCAGAATACGTTTATTAAAGCGTGGACAAATATTGATTATTTCCGTGCCGAATCTAAACTATCCACTTGGCTTTATCGCATCGCAATTAATGAGTGTCTCACTTTTCTCAATAAACAGCGGGCTTCATCCATGCTCTCAATTGATGAACCCGAAGCGGATGCAGTCAATAAACTAGAGGGCGATCCTTTTTTTTCAGGGGAGGAAGCTCAGCTTTTATTGCAAAAAGCATTACTCACCCTGCCTGAGAAGCAACGAATGGTTTTCAACCTGAAATATTATCAGGAGATGAAATATGAAGAGATGTCCAGTCTGTTCGGCACCTCCGTAGGGGCTTTAAAAGCGTCTTATCACCATGCGGTGAAAAAAATAGAGAGCTTTTTAAAAGATTACTTTTAA
- a CDS encoding T9SS type A sorting domain-containing protein codes for MKRFTLVVLLMIFAFLNCPAIFAQESKKNAAVENEQTSVALTVSGNTVRIQNVTPGSSLEVYNVLGMKVTSIKIDAADKTFTLNLPKGCYILKIENIARKIAIK; via the coding sequence ATGAAAAGATTTACACTGGTAGTATTATTAATGATCTTCGCTTTTTTAAACTGTCCTGCAATCTTTGCTCAGGAAAGTAAGAAGAATGCAGCCGTGGAAAACGAACAGACATCTGTTGCTTTGACTGTTAGCGGAAATACTGTACGCATTCAAAATGTTACGCCAGGTTCCTCTTTAGAGGTGTACAACGTCCTTGGAATGAAAGTTACATCCATTAAAATTGATGCCGCTGATAAAACATTTACCTTAAATCTTCCCAAAGGATGCTATATTCTAAAGATAGAGAACATAGCCCGGAAGATTGCCATCAAATGA
- a CDS encoding L,D-transpeptidase family protein — protein sequence MIKRLFFLSLFLLLIFSCTLDKKRAMDYSEFTSSQKMRNPSYEIDGMKVHKYLLRLCAQRSIHSVRDSVLFNFYTSEDASLWLTSFGDWEKINELLHWLENSWVHGLNPEMFSVSKIKRNFAKLRSLNIDERDNINKLIAELEYDLSSAYLRYVCGMSYGFVSPHHILNNIDEEELKPGEVRDSLAPPKMKVYYSIPLKRSNRMFAEKAMENTKNNLSSFLQEVQPRNPFYLSMQKEYIRINAQKDLPSERIPYIGGLKLKEGDVHPAVPLIAEKLIKLGYLPRIEHASSIYSSFSFDLLSAVNSFRLRNSIPTDKFIGNNTIEALNRPMRYYKERLIVNMERMRWQTKIDKGSKYVIVNIAAFMLQAFDEKADSVLEMKICCGSYENKTPLLASRIAYVQMNPYWNVPKSIVRKEIIPAFMKDTAYFERNQMKVYDKEGNEVDPLAVNWKDFEGEIPYSVKQEKGEGNSLGRLIFRFPNAFAVYLHDTPSRQAFLRAERAVSHGCVRLEKPLDFVFFLLKKKDEKMMDKIRIAIDLPPKTEKGKELLEMPGYKPIKTYSFPEMVPLFLDYYTIYPSHDGALNYCKDVYKFDQPILKKLRKL from the coding sequence ATGATAAAAAGATTATTTTTTCTTTCTCTCTTCCTGTTATTGATTTTCTCTTGTACTCTTGATAAAAAGAGAGCGATGGATTATTCTGAATTTACTTCTTCCCAGAAGATGAGAAATCCTTCTTATGAAATTGATGGAATGAAAGTGCATAAATATCTTCTAAGACTTTGTGCTCAGCGAAGTATTCATTCAGTAAGAGATTCTGTATTATTCAACTTTTATACCAGTGAGGACGCCTCTTTATGGTTGACTTCTTTTGGAGATTGGGAAAAAATCAATGAATTATTGCATTGGCTCGAAAATTCGTGGGTTCATGGATTAAACCCTGAAATGTTTTCCGTGTCTAAGATAAAACGAAATTTTGCAAAACTGCGTTCTTTGAATATTGATGAGAGAGATAATATAAATAAACTGATTGCTGAACTTGAATACGATTTGTCTTCTGCTTATCTTCGTTATGTATGCGGAATGAGCTATGGCTTTGTAAGCCCGCATCATATTCTTAATAACATAGACGAAGAAGAGCTAAAGCCGGGTGAAGTGAGAGATTCACTAGCTCCTCCTAAGATGAAAGTTTACTATTCTATTCCGTTGAAACGAAGTAACAGGATGTTTGCAGAGAAAGCAATGGAAAACACAAAAAACAATCTGTCGAGTTTTCTACAGGAAGTTCAACCTAGAAATCCGTTTTATCTCTCAATGCAAAAAGAGTATATCAGGATAAATGCACAAAAAGATCTTCCTTCAGAGCGTATTCCATACATAGGTGGACTTAAGTTAAAAGAAGGAGATGTGCATCCCGCTGTTCCGCTTATTGCAGAAAAATTAATAAAGCTGGGATATCTTCCACGTATTGAACATGCTAGTAGCATTTACTCTTCGTTTTCTTTCGATTTACTTTCGGCGGTGAATTCTTTTCGATTACGAAACAGCATACCTACCGATAAGTTCATCGGCAACAATACTATCGAAGCCTTAAATCGTCCGATGAGATATTACAAGGAAAGATTGATAGTTAATATGGAGCGAATGAGATGGCAAACTAAGATAGATAAAGGATCAAAATATGTAATAGTTAATATTGCCGCCTTTATGTTACAGGCTTTTGATGAAAAAGCAGATTCGGTATTGGAGATGAAAATCTGCTGTGGGTCATACGAAAATAAAACTCCATTGTTGGCTAGTCGTATTGCATATGTGCAGATGAATCCATATTGGAATGTACCTAAATCGATTGTACGAAAGGAGATAATCCCGGCTTTTATGAAAGATACGGCGTATTTTGAACGGAATCAGATGAAGGTATATGATAAAGAAGGTAACGAGGTTGATCCACTAGCGGTGAACTGGAAGGACTTTGAGGGTGAGATACCTTACAGTGTTAAGCAGGAGAAGGGTGAGGGCAACTCATTGGGCAGATTGATCTTTCGATTCCCCAATGCTTTTGCGGTTTATTTGCACGACACCCCTTCCCGTCAGGCTTTTTTAAGAGCAGAAAGAGCGGTGAGCCATGGTTGTGTCCGGTTGGAGAAGCCACTGGACTTTGTTTTCTTCCTTTTAAAAAAGAAAGATGAGAAGATGATGGATAAAATTCGGATAGCGATTGATCTTCCTCCTAAAACGGAGAAAGGAAAAGAGTTGTTGGAAATGCCGGGATATAAACCAATTAAAACCTATAGTTTTCCGGAGATGGTTCCTCTTTTTCTGGATTATTACACAATCTATCCCTCTCACGACGGAGCGCTGAATTATTGCAAAGATGTTTATAAATTTGATCAGCCTATACTGAAAAAATTAAGAAAATTATAA